In a single window of the Trichoderma breve strain T069 chromosome 6, whole genome shotgun sequence genome:
- a CDS encoding fructose-bisphosphate aldolase class-II domain-containing protein, which translates to MGATEVLSRKTGVIVGDDVLRLFEYAREHKFAIPAINVTSSSTVVASLEAARDAKSPIILQMSQGGAAYFAGKGVDNADQAASIAGAIAGANYIRSIAPAYGIPVVLHTDHCAKKLLPWLDGMLTADEAYFKATGEPLFSSHMIDLSEEPVDWNIETTAKYLKRAAPMKQWLEMEIGITGGEEDGVNNEDVDNNSLYTQPEDILNIYNTLSPISPYFSIAAGFGNVHGVYKPGNVKLHPELLGKHQAHVKAAIKSENDKPVFFVFHGGSGSSKQEYLEAISYGVVKVNMDTDMQFAYLSGIRDYVLNKKDYLLTAIGNPDGDDKPNKKFFDPRVWVREGEKTMSKRVAEALKDFNTSNQL; encoded by the exons ATGGGTGCTACCGAAGTCCTGAGCCGCAAGACTGGTGTCATCGTCGGCGATGACGTCCTGAGACTGTTCGAGTACGCTCGCGAGCACAAGTTTGCCATCCCCGCCATC AACgtcacctcctcctccaccgtcGTTGCTTCTCTTGAGGCCGCCCGCGATGCCAAGTCCCCCATCATCCTGCAAATGTCCCAGGGTGGTGCCGCTTACTTCGCCGGAAAG GGTGTCGACAACGCTGACCAGGCTGCCTCCATCGCCGGTGCCATCGCCGGTGCCAACTACATCCGATCCATTGCCCCCGCCTACGGCATTCCCGTCGTCCTCCACACCGACCACTGCGCCAAGAAGCTTCTCCCTTGGCTCGATGGCATGCTCACTGCTGATGAGGCCTACTTCAAGGCTACCGGCGagcccctcttctcttctcacATGATTGATCTGTCCGAGGAGCCCGTTGACTGGAACATTGAGACCACCGCCAAGTACCTGAAGCGCGCTGCTCCCATGAAGCAGTGGctcgagatggagattggcATCACTGGTGGTGAGGAGGACGGTGTCAACAACGAGGATGTCGACAACAACTCCCTCTACACCCAGCCCGAGGACATCCTCAACATCTACAACACCCTCTCCCCCATCTCCCCCTACTTCTCCATCGCCGCTGGCTTCGGCAACGTCCACGGTGTCTACAAGCCCGGCAACGTCAAGCTCCACCCCGAGCTGCTCGGCAAGCACCAGGCCCACGTCAAGGCTGCCATCAAGTCCGAGAACGACAagcccgtcttcttcgtcttccacGGCGGCTCTGGTTCCTCCAAGCAGGAGtacctcgaggccatcagcTACGGTGTCGTCAAGGTCAACATGGACACCGACATGCAGTTCGCCTACCTGTCTGGTATCCGCGACTACGTCCTCAACAAGAAGGACTACCTCCTGACTGCCATTGGCAACCccgatggtgatgacaagCCCAACAAGAAGTTCTTCGAC CCCCGTGTCTGGGTCCGTGAGGGTGAGAAGACCATGTCCAAGCGTGTCgccgaggctctcaaggacTTCAACACTTCCAACCAGCTGTAA
- a CDS encoding oxysterol-binding protein domain-containing protein → MAEANSGSWSAFLKSIASFNGDLSSLTAPPFILSSQSLTEFSSYWATHPPILTAAAAEADPAKRAMLVLKWFLSTLKHQYASRSEQFGNEKKPLNPFLGELFLGSWNDEAGKTTLISEQVSHHPPATAYCVRNDKTGIQLEGYNAQKATFKSTIIVKQIGHAVLTIPVGENKEQLERYLITLPSLHIEGLIFGAPFVELDGSSTIVSSSGYTAKIDYSGKGWLSGKKNTVIASVFPTGDEKDVLYNVTGQWTKEFEIYQGPAKKNSKSTLVSTYDAAGTEQTKLALADLDKQHPLESRRAWSKVAEAIQKGDMDAVSVEKTKIEQAQRTQRSKENADGQPWERRYFNNVTEDETLALLGKAAGVPLDGDKDKTGGLWRFDAAKAAKAEAEQLTDEQVAQIETTLLGQ, encoded by the exons ATGGCGGAAGCAAACAGTGGCAGCTGGTCGGCCTTCCTCAAG TCCATCGCCTCCTTCAATGGCGATCTCTCCTCTCTGACCGCCCCTCCCTTCATCCTCTCGTCCCAGTCCCTCACCGAGTTCTCTTCCTACTGGGCCACCCACCCGCCCATCCTCACTGCCGCCGCAGCAGAGGCCGATCCCGCAAAGCGCGCCATGCTGGTCCTCAAGTGGTTCCTCTCCACCCTCAAGCACCAGTACGCCAGCCGCAGCGAGCAGTTTGGcaatgagaagaagccccTGAACCCCTTCCTCGGCgagctcttcctcggcaGCTGGAACGACGAGGCGGGCAAGACGACGCTCATCTCCGAGCAGGTCAGCCACCACCCGCCCGCGACGGCCTACTGCGTGCGCAACGACAAGACGGGCATCCAGCTCGAAGGGTACAACGCGCAAAAGGCCACGTTCAAGAGCACAATCATCGTCAAGCAGATTGGCCACGCCGTGCTCACCATCCCCGTCGGAGAGAACaaggagcagctggagcgCTACCTCATCACCCTGCCCTCCCTCCACATCGAGGGCCTCATCTTCGGCGCCCCCTTTGTCGAGCTCGACGGCTCAAGCACAATCGTCAGCTCCAGCGGCTACACCGCCAAGATCGACTACAGCGGAAAGGGCTGGCTGTCCGGTAAGAAGAACACAGTCATcgcctccgtcttccccaCCGGCGACGAAAAGGACGTCCTCTACAACGTCACCGGCCAGTGGACCAAGGAATTCGAAATCTACCAGGGCCCCGCCAAGAAGAACTCCAAATCCACCCTCGTGTCCACGTACGACGCCGCCGGCACCGAGCAGACCAAGCTCGCCCTCGCAGACCTCGACAAGCAGCACCCCCTCGAGTCCCGCCGCGCGTGGAGCAAGGTCGCCGAGGCCATCCAAAAGGGCGACATGGACGCCGTCTCCGTCGAGAAGACCAAGATCGAGCAGGCCCAGCGAACCCAGCGCTCCAAGGAGAACGCCGACGGTCAGCCCTGGGAGCGGAGGTACTTCAACAACGTCACAGAGGACGAGACCCTTGCGCTGCTGGGCAAGGCCGCCGGCGTGCCCCTGGACggcgacaaggacaagacgGGCGGCCTTTGGAGATTTGAcgctgccaaggcggccaaggcagagGCTGAGCAGCTCACCGACGAGCAGGTTGCGCAGATCGAAACAACGCTCTTGGGTCAGTAA